Proteins encoded within one genomic window of Bacillus sp. (in: firmicutes):
- a CDS encoding DUF1146 domain-containing protein, with amino-acid sequence MFANYSQEAAISIIVHLFFFAITWWTLMGLRIDLLIKPSKAGHAKVLMILLTIAIGSAVSNFFLNYLLWARQLQFLF; translated from the coding sequence ATGTTTGCAAATTATAGTCAAGAAGCAGCTATTAGTATAATTGTACACCTATTTTTTTTCGCAATTACATGGTGGACATTAATGGGGCTAAGGATCGATTTATTAATTAAGCCTAGTAAGGCGGGGCATGCAAAAGTATTAATGATTTTATTAACGATTGCAATCGGGTCAGCAGTCAGCAATTTCTTTTTGAATTATCTTCTTTGGGCTCGGCAGCTTCAGTTTCTATTTTAG